The genomic DNA TCTTCACGGTATAAGGGGCAGAGGCCCGTGTATGTATGTACCTTGTCGATGACTCGATACGATTTATTCTCCTGATATCCAAAGATAAGAATCGCCAGGGTTATGAAATCCGATCTGTCCGAAACCGAACCAAGCCATATATTCCAAGagtgacaaaaagaaaagcaagagGGTGGGTCCCACAAGAGGGCAAGAGACAAGAACAAAGGCTATCCCATATTGGCTTCCCTCAAACGTTTTTACTGGAAGAACTTTAACTAAATTAGACGAGAAGCAAGGAAGTGGATTCAAATCTCAGTGCACTTTTCCTATGTGGTGAAGCCTATAAATAGACCCCCACAAATCCATAGACAGCCATCCAAGCAGAAGCAACAAAATCCATTCCCATATTTACCTCAGCTAGTTTTGTTGCTCCCTCTAATGGCCGATATGATGCCCAACATGGCCTTGACTCCTAAGATCCCAGGGGCGTCACCCGCCCCTGACGGATCAACCGCCGTTGCCGGGTCAACTGCCGTTGCCAGGCCAACCCCCACTTCCAGGCCAACCGCCCCTGCCGGGCATACTGCGACCGCGCTCCAGAAGTACATGAGGGGTGGCGCCCCTGGGGAGAGGAGCATGATCGCGATGTCGGACGACAACTTGATGATGAAGCAGGTCTTGGAGACCCACTCCCCTGATGGGCTGGAGCTCGACGTGAGGCCCCTCCTATTAATCGTTGAGGATATACTTTCTCGCGCCACCCTAAGCGTCGACACTCTCGCTGATGTAAGACTCCCGCTAGCTGATTCATTAATtgtttctccctctctccgcTCCTAACGGATATCAGAACTCGTGTATGCTATGTGAATGACTAGTTTTCGGCATCGTATGTGTGTGCAGGGAACCACCGTTGCGCATATGGAAAATATGGATGAGAAGACTCACCATGCCAGTTTCGTCGCCATGATGGACGCTCTCTCGTTCACCATCGACCGTATCTGTTGCGAGGTCCTCATCCGATTAGTATTCGATTGTTGTATAACTGTAATTATGGCTCTCAAAATTATTGAGGATTCATATCTTTTCGTTGTTGAATGTGATTTTCCAGCTATCACTCAAGGCTTTGAGCGGCGGGGATGCGCACTCGACCACCCTCTCCATATTCAAGATGCTCACGAGCTTCCCGTGGGACGCCAAGCTGGTGCTGACCCTGGCGGCTTTCGCCTTCAACTACGGCGAGTTCTGGCTGCTCGCGCAGATCTACGCCACCAACCAGCTCGCCAAGTCGATGGCCATCCTCAAGCAGCTCCCGGTGATCATGGAGCAGTCGGGCCCCCTGAAGCCCAAGTTCGACGCCCTGAACAATCTCATCAAGGCGATGCTGGACGTCACCCGGTGCGTCATCCAGCTCAAGGACCTTCCCTCTACGTACATCTCGCACGACGACCCGGCCCTCTCTGCTGCCATGGCCCATGTCCCCACTGCAGTGTACTGGACCATCAGGAGCGCCGTAGCCTGCGCCACCCAGATTACGGCCCTCACCAGCATGGGCCACGAGTATGTTTTCCGACATAATAAGCTTCATTACGTATtactaattaatcaaattacaTCAGCACAAATGGTTTAAACAATAATATTTACAGGTACATAACATCAACCACTGAGGCATGGGAGCTGTCCACACTGGCCCACAAGCTCCAGAACATCAGTGAACATCTGAAGAAGCAAATCGATCTTTGTCAACAGCACATCCGTAAGATAACGTTCCAAGAACTTCCGAGTCTACTTCACCCCGCATTGTTTTCTCCGATGCTAACGCGAAAACTGGACATTTTAATTTCGATGCAGATGAAAAGAGGCAGCTCGAATCATTCCAGAATCTTCTGCACCTCTTCGATACGATCCACATTGACAACATGAAGATTCTCAAGGCTCTGATCTATCCTAAGGATGATATTCAGCCACTCATTGATGGATCTACCAAAAGACGGGTTAGCTCTCTATTCCATTCTTTTGCCTCATCGACCTCTAGACTTTGTAAATTCCATGTCTTGGCCTCTGATATCAGGACGTTCCGGTGTATTGTTGCATTGCATCAGGTACACATCGAAGTGCTGAGGCGGAAGAACGTGCTGCTGCTTATTTCGGGCCTGGACATCTCCCAAGAGGAGCTCTCGATCCTGGAGCAGATCCACAGCGAATCCAAGATGCATGCTTCGAGGCATGAGAACCCCTACGAGGTCGTCTGGATCCCAGTGTTTGACCGGTCCAGGATGCAATGGTCGGACGAGATGCAGAAGCAGTTCGAGGCCCTCCAGTCAACCATGCCGTGGTACACCGTGTACCACCCGAGCCTCATCGACCAGGCCGTCATCCGGTTCATCAGGGAGATATGGCACTTTAGGAGCAAGCCCATCCTTGTGGTGCTTGACCCGCAAGGCAAGGTTGTGTCCCCCAACGCCATCCACATGATGTGGATTTGGGGCAGCAATGCCTTCCCTTTCACTACCATCAGGGAGGAAAACCTATGGAGGGAAGAGACCTGGAGGCTTGAGCTCCTCGTTAATGGCATCGACCCGACTATTCTCAACTGGGTACGTACGTAATTACACGTCCTTCGGCATACTTTCTCgatttatatatgtgataaTCTCGTTGATAACACTGATGATATTTTCTTTCGAATGAATAAGATTCGAGAAGGAAAGTACATCTTCTTGTACGGAGGGGATGACATCGAGTGGATCAGAAAGTTCACGGCCACGGCCCGTCAGGTGGCCGTCGCGGCGCGCATACCCCTGGAGATGGTATACGTTGGGAAGAGCGACAAGAGGGAGCAGGTGAGGCGGACCATAACCGCGATTACTGTCGAGAAGCTCAGCTACTGCTGGGAGGACCTGGCCATGATATGGTTCTTCTGGACCCGGCTGGAGAGCATGCTCTTCTCCAAGATCCAGCTCGGGAGGGCCGACGACCACGACACCGTCATGCAGGAGATCAAGAGGCTCCTGAGCTACGACAAGTCCGGGGGCTGGGCTGTGCTTGCCAAGGGCTCCAGCGTGGTGGTCAATGGCCACTCATCGACCATGCTGCCGACCCTGGTGGAGTACGACCTCTGGAAGGAGCACGTGCCCAACAAGGGCTATGACTTGGCCTTCAAGGACCACCACGACAAGCTCCATGGGATTGCCCACCCCTGTTGCCGGTTCGAGTTCCCGAGCGCGGGAGGGCGGATCCCGGAGCGGATGAAGTGCCCCGAGTGCCAGCGCCACATGGATAAGCTCACCACCTTCCTCTGCTGCCATGATGATGCCAAGCATGGAACCATTTCAAACGTCTATGACTGATGACCTGCCATATCGATTATCTTCAACCGCGCCATTGCTTCATACCTATATACAATAATGTCGTCGTGTGAAATCGTTTCTTTTTTCGTTACGTTACACTTTCTGCTTCCATTATGTCAAGAGTTTGAAAGGGGCAATTCGTCTATGTTTGTGACCTTTGCCACAAAATAAAGAACCATATTGCATGAAATGATATTGGAGAGCTTACATAGGCATGATTTGATTTTATACGTTTGTGTTTCCCATTACATTTGCAATATGAGGTCCAGGCCCAGGCCCAGGCCCAGGCCCAGGCCCATGTTGAACTGAATGATCCCAATGGGTTGAACCAGAACGCAAAGACGACAAGCCGCCCCCTCTGCCACACGTCGCTCCTTCTGCCCCCAAGTCAAAAACGCACCGCCGCCTCATTGGCGCAAAACATCGAACACCTTCGATTTGCTCCTCTCTCGTCAATGGCTTCTACTCTTCAGAAGTTCCTCCGCCAGGCGAACCTCACGAGGGCCATCTCCACCTTACAGGGTCCAGCGCGGCCTCACCAGTTCCCGGCGCTCCGCATTCTCGATTCCCACATCGCTCAGCCAGGTCTGCTCGGGCAATTCTTGGGCCGGCCAACGACGGAGAGCTCCGCTCAGACTCGCCCTCCCGCTTTCTTCCCGAGCTTCCCTCTGGGGTTCTGCTCGGGCCCGATATACGTGAACCTGGCAGCTGAGCCGGACGCGGACGGCGTGGTATCCGACGAGTCGGATGGCACAATGTGGGCCGACAGTGTGAAGAAGAAgcggaagaagaagatgaacaagcACAAGTACAAGAAGCTGAGGAAGCGTTTGAGGAGGCAGACCTAGTAGACGTAGGTACACACGCTTGAAGTAAAATGATCACTTTCTTGGCTTTCCCATTTGTTAGAAATTTAGGGGCTTTTGCATTGGCGACTTCTTCTCCGATTCGATTTCCGGTTATAGTATCGATTATCGAAGACTCTGACTGTGACTGTGACTGTGACTGTAGAGTATACTCTTGGTTGCTCAAAAGGATGAGCTTTTGTGCTGTAGCATTGCGTTCCGGCAATAATGTGGAATTGGTATTGCTCAAAAACTCTTTAGCTCGCAGGGCATTGATCAATTGCATGTGCATTCATCTTTCGAGCTAGAACTTGAATTTGCCTCGTTGCATCGCATACTTTATCGCCCtcatgttttaaaaattaatgcGGAAAGACACGAACTTAAAGCACAATCTTCCTTTTAATGTGCTAGAAGCGTAGCTAAACCAGAAAGTTATATCATTCtgtgctattttttaaagattgtcttatattttttaaaaaaaatacaaatatcgTGTCTTTCTATGCTATTTTTTAAgggtaaatatataaatattgtgTTTTTCTATACGCGATTAACCTCCCTTTTTTTAGCTATCTCATTCACTTTTACCCCGTTTATGTTTCGAGAACAACATTTTTCGATACGGTATAACGGGTAGAGACACGAGTATGTATGTATCATGTTGATGACTCGATACGATCTAGTCTTCTGATATCCAAAGTTCATTTATATGCCACTAGGTCTTACAATTCGAATTACGATCCATCCGACCGAACCAAGCCATATATTCCAAGagtgacaaaaagaaaaagcaaaagggTGGGTACCACAAGGGGGCAGGAGACAAGAACAAAGGCTATCCCATATTGGCTTCTCTCAAACGTTTTTACTGGAAGGACTTTAACTAAATTAGACAAGCAGCAAGGAAGTGGATTCAAATCTCAGTACACTTTTCCTGTGTGGTGAAGCCTATAAATAGACCCCCACAAATCCATAGACAGCCATCCAAGCAAAAGCAACAAAATCCATTCCCATATTTACCTCAGCTAGTTTTGTTGCTCCCTCTAATGGCCGATACGATGCCCAACATGGCCTTGACTCCTAAGGTCCCAGGGGCATCACCCGCCCCCGCCGGATCAACCGCCGTTGCCAGGCCAACCGCCACTTCCAGGCCAACCGCCCCTGCCGGGCCAACTGCGACCGCGCTCCAGAAGTACATGAGGGGTGGCGCCCCCGGGGAGAGGAGCATGATCTCGATGTCGGACGACAACTTGATGATGAAGCAGGTCTTGGAGACCCACTCCCCTGATGGGCTGGAGCTCGACGTGAGACCTCTCCTATTAATCGTTGAGGACATACTCACCCGCGCCACCCCCAGCGTCGACACTCTCGCTGACGTAAGGCTCCCGCTAGCTGATTCATTAGTAATTTCTTCCTGTCTCTGCTCCTATGCCGGCGGAGCAAGTATCGTAACTGATATCAGAACTCGTATATGCTATGTGAATGACTAGCTTTCGACATCGTATGTGTGTGCAGGGAACCACCGTTGCGCATATGGAAAACTTGGATGAGAAGACTCACCAAGCCAGTTTCATCGCCATGATGGACGCTCTCTCGTTCACCATCGACCGTATCTGTTGCGAGGTCCTCATCCGATTAGTATTAGATTATTGTATAACTGTAATAATCGCTCTCCAAATTATTGAGGATCCATATCTTTTcgtttttgaatgaaattttccaGCTATCTCTCAAGGCTTTGAGCGGCGGGGATGCGCACTCGATCACCCTGTCCATAGTCAAGATGCTCACGAGCTTCCCGTGGGACGCCAAGCTGGTGCTGACCCTGGCGGCTTTCGCCTTCAACTACGGCGAGTTCTGGCTGCTCGCGCAGATCTACTCCACCAACCAGCTCGCCAAGTCGATGGCCATCCTCAAGCAGCTCCCGGTGATCATGAAGCAGTCTGGCCCGCTGAAGCCCAAGTTCGACGCCCTGAACAACCTCATCAAGGCGATGCTGGAGGTCACTTGGTGCGTCCTCCAGCTCAAGGAACTTCCCTCCCCGTACATCTCGCACGATGACCCGGCCCTCTCTGCCGCCATGTCCCATGTCCCCACTGCAGTGTACTGGACCATCAGGAGCGCCGTAGCCTGCGCCACCCAGATCACGGCCCTCACCAGCATGGGCCACGAGTATGTTTTCCGACATAATAAGCTTCATTATGTATtactaattaatcaaattacaTTAGCACAAATGGTTTAAACAATAATATTTACAGGTACATAACATCAACCACTGAGGCATGGGAGCTGTCCACACTGGCCCACAAGCTCAAGAACATCAGTGAACATCTGCAGAAGCAAATCGATCTTTGTCAACAGCACATCCGTACGATAACGTTCCAAGAACTTCAGAGCCTACTTCACCCCACATTGTTTTCTCCGATGCTAACTCGAAAACTGGACATTTTAATTTCGATGCAGATGAAAAGAAGCAGCTCGAATCATTCCAGAATCTTCTGCACCTCTTAGATACGATCCACATTGACAACATGAAGATTCTCAAGGCTCTGATCTACCCTAAGGATGATATTCAGCCACTCATTGATGGATCTACCAAAAGACGGGTTAGCTCTCTATTCCATTCTTTTGCCTCATCGACCTTTAAACTTTGTAAATTCCATGTGTTGGCCTCTGATATCGGGA from Punica granatum isolate Tunisia-2019 chromosome 2, ASM765513v2, whole genome shotgun sequence includes the following:
- the LOC116195332 gene encoding protein SIEVE ELEMENT OCCLUSION B-like, with the translated sequence MADMMPNMALTPKIPGASPAPDGSTAVAGSTAVARPTPTSRPTAPAGHTATALQKYMRGGAPGERSMIAMSDDNLMMKQVLETHSPDGLELDVRPLLLIVEDILSRATLSVDTLADGTTVAHMENMDEKTHHASFVAMMDALSFTIDRICCELSLKALSGGDAHSTTLSIFKMLTSFPWDAKLVLTLAAFAFNYGEFWLLAQIYATNQLAKSMAILKQLPVIMEQSGPLKPKFDALNNLIKAMLDVTRCVIQLKDLPSTYISHDDPALSAAMAHVPTAVYWTIRSAVACATQITALTSMGHEYITSTTEAWELSTLAHKLQNISEHLKKQIDLCQQHIHEKRQLESFQNLLHLFDTIHIDNMKILKALIYPKDDIQPLIDGSTKRRVHIEVLRRKNVLLLISGLDISQEELSILEQIHSESKMHASRHENPYEVVWIPVFDRSRMQWSDEMQKQFEALQSTMPWYTVYHPSLIDQAVIRFIREIWHFRSKPILVVLDPQGKVVSPNAIHMMWIWGSNAFPFTTIREENLWREETWRLELLVNGIDPTILNWIREGKYIFLYGGDDIEWIRKFTATARQVAVAARIPLEMVYVGKSDKREQVRRTITAITVEKLSYCWEDLAMIWFFWTRLESMLFSKIQLGRADDHDTVMQEIKRLLSYDKSGGWAVLAKGSSVVVNGHSSTMLPTLVEYDLWKEHVPNKGYDLAFKDHHDKLHGIAHPCCRFEFPSAGGRIPERMKCPECQRHMDKLTTFLCCHDDAKHGTISNVYD
- the LOC116195334 gene encoding uncharacterized protein LOC116195334, whose product is MASTLQKFLRQANLTRAISTLQGPARPHQFPALRILDSHIAQPGLLGQFLGRPTTESSAQTRPPAFFPSFPLGFCSGPIYVNLAAEPDADGVVSDESDGTMWADSVKKKRKKKMNKHKYKKLRKRLRRQT